Proteins encoded within one genomic window of Cryptosporangium aurantiacum:
- the ppk2 gene encoding polyphosphate kinase 2, whose protein sequence is MAKRSPDIDEATRPPRISKKPYEAELLRLQTELVTMQAWLRQSGTRLLVIFEGRDAAGKGGTISRVGQYLNPRYARTVALPAPTEREKGQWYFQRYIQHLPTAGEAVLFDRSWYNRAGVERVMGFCTEDEYRRFLHQCPLFERMLVEDGIELRKYWFSVSDAEQQRRFESRLTDPLRRWKLSPMDVQSIARWEDYSRAKDEMFVHTDIPEAPWHVVESDDKRSARLNMIAHLLSTVPYEQLDEPDIALPKRPRSSGYKRPPRDTQRFVPDHASTLTS, encoded by the coding sequence ATGGCGAAGCGCAGCCCCGACATCGACGAAGCGACCCGGCCTCCGCGGATTTCGAAGAAGCCGTACGAGGCCGAGTTGCTCCGCTTGCAGACCGAGCTGGTGACCATGCAGGCCTGGCTACGCCAGTCCGGCACCCGGCTGCTCGTGATCTTCGAAGGACGCGATGCCGCGGGCAAGGGCGGCACGATCAGCCGTGTCGGCCAGTACCTCAACCCCCGCTACGCGCGCACGGTCGCGCTGCCCGCGCCGACCGAGCGGGAAAAGGGCCAGTGGTACTTCCAGCGATACATCCAGCACCTGCCGACCGCTGGTGAGGCCGTGCTCTTCGACCGTTCCTGGTACAACCGGGCCGGCGTCGAGCGGGTGATGGGCTTCTGCACGGAGGACGAGTACCGCCGCTTCCTGCACCAGTGCCCGCTGTTCGAGCGGATGCTCGTCGAGGACGGCATCGAGCTGCGCAAGTACTGGTTCTCGGTGAGCGACGCCGAGCAGCAGCGCCGGTTCGAGTCCCGGCTCACCGACCCGCTGCGCCGCTGGAAGCTCTCGCCGATGGACGTGCAGTCGATCGCCCGCTGGGAGGACTACTCCCGCGCCAAGGACGAGATGTTCGTGCACACCGACATCCCCGAGGCGCCGTGGCACGTCGTGGAGAGCGACGACAAGCGCTCCGCGCGGCTGAACATGATCGCCCACCTGCTCTCGACGGTGCCGTACGAGCAGCTCGACGAGCCGGACATCGCGCTGCCGAAGCGTCCGAGGTCGTCCGGGTACAAGCGTCCGCCGCGCGACACCCAGCGGTTCGTCCCGGACCACGCGTCGACTCTCACGAGTTAA
- a CDS encoding anti-sigma factor: MSEHLELLNGAYVLDAVDDVERAAVERHLRGCEPCAIEVAEFREAAARLGVAEAVAPPPDLRGRVLARARATRQSAAPALRPPARPRRLVVAAAAVAVLAGTVGTTWWVQENRVSDERARVVAARQEAERTRSVLAAPDAKLKVSTDARAGRFTAVYSAVEGAAVLSYDGLADPPAGKTYQLWEIIDGAPRSLEVLPPSARGGSRVVDGLDPVDQLAVSVENEGGAAQPTDIYATVAMN; encoded by the coding sequence ATGAGCGAGCACCTGGAACTGCTGAACGGCGCGTATGTGCTCGATGCGGTGGACGACGTCGAGCGAGCCGCCGTCGAGCGGCACCTGCGCGGCTGCGAGCCGTGCGCGATCGAGGTGGCCGAATTCCGCGAAGCCGCGGCCCGGCTCGGCGTGGCGGAGGCCGTGGCGCCACCGCCCGACCTGCGCGGGCGGGTGCTGGCGCGGGCCAGAGCCACCCGGCAGAGCGCTGCCCCGGCGCTCCGGCCGCCGGCCCGGCCACGCCGGTTGGTGGTGGCAGCCGCGGCGGTCGCGGTGCTGGCCGGAACCGTCGGAACGACGTGGTGGGTGCAGGAGAACCGGGTCAGCGACGAGCGTGCCCGGGTCGTGGCGGCGCGGCAGGAGGCCGAGCGGACGCGATCGGTGCTGGCGGCGCCGGACGCGAAGCTCAAGGTGTCCACCGATGCCAGGGCCGGCCGGTTCACCGCCGTGTACTCGGCGGTCGAGGGAGCCGCGGTGCTGTCCTACGACGGCCTCGCCGATCCGCCCGCGGGCAAGACGTACCAGCTCTGGGAGATCATCGACGGCGCCCCACGGTCGCTCGAGGTGTTGCCCCCGAGCGCGCGGGGCGGATCGCGGGTGGTGGACGGCCTGGATCCGGTCGATCAGCTGGCGGTGAGCGTCGAGAACGAGGGGGGCGCCGCCCAGCCCACCGACATCTACGCGACGGTGGCGATGAATTGA
- a CDS encoding helix-turn-helix domain-containing protein, whose translation MARVFTTDAVAARERLEYWNAVVSDAYVPLRCRTPDNNVTGSIRVDSLATLELSLVTSTPQNVVRSPSLIARSAEDYFLVNIQTEGTGLVSQDGRTVELRPGDFALYDSTRPYELGFPGAFQQYVLMLPGPALRSQLGDPTRRTARGVRGAQGAGHLLIEMIRTLAADITVLEPAAAVAVARGVEHLVVAGLSALAGDARPEPSAATRREQVMACARARLRDPGLTVASIAAELHTSVSTLHRAFAGESYSIAEWIWVQRLERVRAELLDPAQRHRTISDLAFGWGFVDASHFSRAFRQRYGCTARELRV comes from the coding sequence ATGGCGCGCGTTTTCACTACCGACGCGGTGGCCGCGCGCGAGCGGCTGGAGTACTGGAATGCGGTTGTGTCGGACGCGTATGTGCCGCTGCGGTGCCGAACGCCGGACAACAACGTGACCGGCTCGATCCGCGTCGACTCACTCGCCACGCTGGAGCTGTCGCTGGTGACGTCCACACCGCAGAACGTCGTGCGCTCCCCGTCGCTGATCGCCCGCTCCGCCGAGGACTACTTCCTGGTCAACATCCAGACCGAGGGCACCGGCCTGGTCAGTCAGGACGGTCGCACCGTCGAGTTACGACCCGGCGACTTCGCGCTCTACGACTCGACGCGGCCCTACGAGCTCGGGTTTCCCGGCGCGTTCCAGCAGTACGTGTTGATGCTGCCCGGCCCCGCGCTGCGGTCACAGCTCGGCGACCCGACCCGCCGCACGGCTCGGGGCGTGCGCGGTGCGCAGGGGGCCGGCCATCTGCTGATCGAGATGATCCGGACGCTCGCCGCCGACATCACCGTGCTCGAACCGGCCGCCGCCGTCGCGGTGGCCCGCGGCGTCGAGCACCTGGTCGTCGCCGGGCTGAGCGCACTGGCCGGCGACGCGCGGCCGGAACCGTCGGCGGCCACGCGTCGCGAGCAGGTCATGGCCTGCGCCCGGGCGCGGCTGCGCGATCCGGGCCTCACGGTCGCGTCGATCGCCGCCGAGCTGCACACCTCGGTGAGCACGCTGCACCGGGCGTTCGCGGGCGAGTCGTATTCGATCGCGGAGTGGATCTGGGTTCAGCGTCTGGAGCGGGTCCGCGCCGAGCTGCTCGACCCGGCGCAGCGCCACCGCACGATCAGCGACCTGGCGTTCGGCTGGGGATTTGTTGATGCTTCGCACTTCAGTCGCGCTTTTCGACAGCGGTACGGCTGCACTGCGCGAGAGTTGCGGGTGTGA
- a CDS encoding MmcQ/YjbR family DNA-binding protein, with product MRALALGLPEATEVEAWGHPTFRVRNKMFATCASDDTPDPTASFKATLEEQAELIASEPDAYSVPAYVGKHGWVQVRLGAVGADVLREHLVDAWRRIAPKRLVASSGL from the coding sequence ATGCGCGCGCTGGCACTGGGGTTGCCTGAGGCGACCGAGGTCGAGGCATGGGGGCACCCGACGTTCCGGGTGCGCAACAAGATGTTCGCCACCTGCGCGTCGGACGACACCCCCGACCCCACCGCGTCGTTCAAGGCGACGCTGGAGGAGCAGGCGGAGCTGATCGCGTCCGAGCCCGACGCGTACAGCGTCCCCGCGTACGTCGGAAAGCACGGGTGGGTGCAGGTGCGGCTCGGCGCGGTCGGCGCCGACGTCCTGCGCGAACATCTCGTCGACGCCTGGCGCCGCATCGCCCCGAAGCGACTGGTGGCTTCGTCGGGGCTCTAG
- a CDS encoding 2-hydroxyacid dehydrogenase — MAAKIVVTQPVHPEALDRLRAAGHEVVALDSPRGLPADEVRKATDGADALLSQLTDRLTADVFEKTSLRIVATIATGYDNIDARAASEAGVVVTHTPDVLTDATADLAMTLMLAVARHIPESDTTVRSGTTGPFRLLHEPMGIDISGATLGIVGLGRIGEAVAQRAHFGFGMKILYTARSQHSAAEERFAAERLPLEQLLAQSDVVSLHAPLTDETRHLINRESLSLMRPNAILVNTGRGGLVSEVDLAAALQSGQIAGAGLDVFENEPDVHPDLLACGPRAVLTPHVGSATAKTRAAMTALAVDNILAVLAGDPPRNPVP; from the coding sequence ATGGCAGCAAAGATCGTCGTCACCCAACCGGTTCACCCCGAAGCGCTCGACCGGCTGCGGGCCGCAGGGCACGAGGTCGTCGCGCTGGATTCGCCGCGCGGGCTCCCCGCGGACGAGGTGCGAAAAGCAACCGACGGCGCCGACGCGCTGCTGAGCCAGCTCACCGACCGGCTCACCGCCGACGTGTTCGAGAAGACGTCGCTGCGGATCGTCGCCACGATCGCCACCGGCTACGACAACATCGACGCGCGCGCGGCGTCCGAAGCAGGCGTTGTCGTGACCCACACGCCGGACGTCCTGACCGACGCGACCGCGGACCTGGCGATGACGCTGATGCTCGCGGTCGCCAGGCACATCCCCGAGTCCGACACGACGGTCCGCTCCGGCACCACCGGGCCGTTCCGGCTGCTGCACGAACCGATGGGCATCGACATCTCCGGCGCTACGCTCGGCATCGTCGGCCTCGGCCGGATCGGTGAGGCGGTCGCGCAACGCGCGCACTTCGGCTTCGGGATGAAGATCCTGTATACCGCCCGCTCGCAGCACTCGGCCGCCGAGGAGCGGTTCGCCGCCGAGCGGCTCCCGCTCGAACAACTACTAGCTCAGTCGGACGTCGTGAGCCTGCACGCTCCGCTGACCGACGAGACGCGGCACCTGATCAACCGGGAGTCGCTGTCCCTCATGCGGCCGAACGCGATCCTGGTCAACACCGGCCGGGGCGGGCTGGTCAGCGAGGTCGACCTGGCGGCGGCGCTGCAGTCCGGACAGATCGCGGGCGCGGGGCTGGACGTGTTCGAGAACGAGCCTGACGTCCATCCCGATCTGCTCGCCTGCGGTCCGCGCGCAGTGCTGACACCGCACGTGGGGAGCGCCACCGCGAAGACCCGCGCGGCGATGACCGCGCTGGCCGTCGACAACATCCTCGCCGTCCTCGCGGGAGATCCGCCGCGCAACCCCGTACCGTGA
- a CDS encoding 2Fe-2S iron-sulfur cluster-binding protein — protein sequence MPDSARETFPLTVNGTTHHLTVDPRTTVLDALREHLGLTGAKKGCDHGQCGACTVLLDGRRVNSCLILAISQQDALITTVEGLGDDLHPVQREFLEHDAYQCGYCTPGQVCSAVGMLDEVAQGWPSAVTRTGEPALDRAEVRERMSGNLCRCGAYPNIVDAILGAAR from the coding sequence ATGCCCGATTCTGCCCGTGAGACCTTCCCGCTGACAGTCAACGGCACCACCCACCACCTGACCGTCGATCCACGCACCACCGTCCTCGACGCGCTCCGCGAACACCTGGGGCTGACCGGCGCCAAGAAGGGCTGCGACCACGGTCAGTGCGGCGCCTGCACGGTGCTGCTCGACGGCCGCCGGGTCAACAGCTGCCTGATCCTGGCGATCTCCCAGCAGGACGCCTTGATCACGACGGTCGAAGGCCTCGGCGACGACTTGCACCCCGTGCAGCGGGAGTTCCTCGAACATGACGCCTACCAGTGCGGTTACTGCACGCCCGGCCAGGTCTGCTCGGCCGTCGGCATGCTCGACGAGGTCGCGCAGGGCTGGCCCAGCGCGGTCACCCGCACCGGCGAGCCGGCCCTCGACCGCGCGGAGGTCCGGGAGCGGATGAGCGGGAACCTCTGCCGCTGCGGCGCCTACCCGAACATCGTCGACGCGATCCTGGGGGCGGCCCGGTGA
- a CDS encoding xanthine dehydrogenase family protein molybdopterin-binding subunit, whose amino-acid sequence MTTPTRTGSIGTPVARIEGPLKVTGAARYAVEYPVENVAYAWVVQSPVPRGTLTGIDAPDDEDVLATLWHGNAPKLAKSRDPELLVLQSPRISYRGQVVALVVARTLEAARHAAQSVRLSIEVETHDAELAADHPHLYTPEKLNTGDPTDTSQGDVDAALREAATTVDVTYRTPALHNQPMEPHATTAFWVDDDLVLYDSNQGPSAIAKQVAGVFGLDVARVHVVAEHVGGGFGSKGSARPNAILAAMAARVVDIPVRLALPRQALFTMVGHRTPTIQRVRLGATADGVLTAIAHDVVQQTSTLHEYAEATAVVTRHLYAAPNRRTSHRMARLDMPTPRWMRAPGEAPGMVALECAIDELAASLAIDPIELRIRNEPDVEPEDGTPFSSRQYVECLREGAARFGWGSRDPRPRQRREGNWWIGTGVAGAIYPSMVMPSTASARIEPDGNVEVSVAAVDIGTGSRTILHQVAADALGIPLERVTVRIGDSALPKASIAGGSSGSASWSWAVDGACRALRERLTEPVPPEGLTATFDAGPAVKAREDAGKHAFGAHFAEVRVDADTGEVRVSRLFGMYAVGRVLNPRTARSQFIGGMTMGMGMALHEESVLDATTGDWVNHDLAEYHVPAHADVESIEAAWLDEDDPTVNPLGVKGIGEIGIVGSPAAIVNAIWHATGVRVRDLPVRLDKLLGC is encoded by the coding sequence ATGACGACCCCCACCCGCACCGGTTCGATCGGCACGCCGGTCGCCCGGATCGAGGGCCCCCTGAAGGTCACCGGCGCCGCCCGGTACGCGGTCGAGTACCCGGTGGAGAACGTCGCCTACGCCTGGGTGGTGCAGTCGCCGGTGCCGCGCGGCACGCTCACCGGCATCGACGCCCCGGACGACGAGGACGTCCTCGCGACGCTCTGGCACGGCAACGCGCCGAAGCTGGCGAAGAGCAGAGACCCGGAACTGCTGGTACTCCAGTCGCCGCGGATCAGCTACCGGGGGCAAGTCGTCGCGCTGGTCGTCGCCCGGACGCTGGAAGCCGCACGACACGCAGCGCAGAGCGTCCGACTGAGCATTGAGGTAGAGACGCACGACGCGGAACTCGCGGCGGACCACCCGCACCTCTACACGCCGGAGAAGCTCAACACGGGTGACCCGACCGACACGTCGCAGGGCGACGTGGACGCCGCGCTCCGGGAGGCGGCGACGACCGTCGACGTCACGTACCGGACGCCCGCGCTGCACAACCAGCCGATGGAGCCACACGCGACGACCGCGTTCTGGGTCGACGACGACCTGGTGCTCTACGACTCCAACCAGGGCCCGTCGGCGATCGCCAAGCAGGTCGCGGGCGTCTTCGGTCTGGACGTCGCCCGGGTGCACGTAGTCGCCGAGCACGTCGGCGGCGGGTTCGGCTCGAAGGGCAGTGCGCGGCCGAACGCGATCCTGGCCGCGATGGCCGCGCGAGTGGTCGACATCCCGGTGCGGCTGGCGCTGCCGCGGCAGGCGCTGTTCACGATGGTCGGGCACCGGACGCCGACCATCCAGCGGGTGCGGCTCGGTGCGACCGCCGACGGGGTGCTGACCGCGATCGCCCACGACGTGGTGCAGCAGACGTCGACGCTGCACGAGTACGCCGAGGCGACGGCCGTCGTCACCCGGCACCTGTACGCGGCCCCGAACCGCCGGACGTCGCACCGGATGGCGCGGCTGGACATGCCGACGCCGCGCTGGATGCGCGCGCCCGGCGAGGCGCCGGGCATGGTGGCGCTGGAGTGCGCGATCGACGAGCTCGCGGCGTCGCTGGCGATCGACCCGATCGAGCTGCGGATCCGCAACGAGCCGGACGTCGAGCCGGAGGACGGTACGCCGTTCAGCAGCCGTCAGTACGTGGAGTGCCTGCGGGAGGGCGCCGCCCGCTTCGGGTGGGGGTCGCGGGATCCCCGGCCGCGGCAGAGGCGGGAGGGCAACTGGTGGATCGGCACCGGTGTCGCCGGCGCGATCTACCCGTCGATGGTGATGCCATCGACGGCGTCGGCCCGGATCGAACCGGATGGGAACGTGGAGGTGTCGGTGGCCGCAGTGGACATCGGCACCGGGTCGCGCACCATCCTGCACCAGGTCGCGGCGGACGCACTGGGGATCCCGCTGGAGCGGGTGACCGTGCGGATCGGCGACAGCGCGCTACCGAAGGCGTCGATCGCGGGTGGGTCGTCGGGGAGCGCGTCCTGGAGCTGGGCGGTCGACGGCGCGTGCCGCGCCCTGCGCGAACGGCTGACCGAGCCCGTTCCGCCGGAGGGGCTGACCGCCACGTTCGACGCCGGCCCCGCGGTGAAGGCACGCGAGGACGCCGGGAAGCACGCGTTCGGGGCGCACTTCGCGGAGGTCCGGGTGGACGCGGACACCGGTGAGGTGCGGGTGTCGCGGCTGTTCGGCATGTACGCGGTCGGGCGTGTGCTCAACCCGCGGACCGCCCGCAGCCAGTTCATCGGCGGCATGACGATGGGGATGGGCATGGCGCTGCACGAGGAGAGCGTGCTGGACGCCACCACCGGCGACTGGGTCAACCACGACCTGGCCGAGTACCACGTGCCCGCGCACGCCGACGTCGAGTCGATCGAGGCGGCGTGGCTCGACGAGGACGATCCGACGGTGAACCCGCTCGGGGTGAAGGGGATCGGCGAGATCGGCATCGTCGGGTCACCGGCCGCGATCGTCAACGCGATCTGGCACGCGACCGGCGTCCGCGTCCGCGATCTCCCGGTGCGCCTCGACAAACTCCTGGGGTGCTAG
- a CDS encoding rhomboid family intramembrane serine protease, whose protein sequence is MKTWLTWVVFAVTTVTTALGYAVPAVVDALARDPGFFDGEVWRLVTPILVNPQGWGQIFNNGIGLLIFGALVEQVYGRARWLVLYLTGGVVGEVYSYASEYYNAGSSVAVAGLLGGVAAWLLVGRPGTPSAMRAGAGALLVGAFALAVSGDNHGAPLLAGAVVGGVMIRFPHGSDRGGDARAGTGVA, encoded by the coding sequence GTGAAAACGTGGCTCACGTGGGTGGTGTTCGCCGTCACAACAGTGACCACCGCACTGGGGTACGCCGTTCCCGCCGTCGTCGACGCGCTGGCCAGGGATCCGGGGTTCTTCGACGGTGAGGTCTGGCGACTGGTGACGCCGATCCTGGTGAACCCGCAGGGCTGGGGCCAGATCTTCAACAACGGCATCGGGTTGCTGATCTTCGGGGCGCTCGTCGAGCAGGTCTACGGTCGGGCGCGCTGGCTCGTGCTGTACCTGACGGGCGGCGTCGTCGGCGAGGTCTACAGCTACGCGAGCGAGTACTACAACGCGGGCTCGTCGGTGGCGGTCGCCGGGCTGCTCGGGGGAGTCGCGGCGTGGCTTTTGGTCGGGCGGCCGGGGACGCCGTCCGCGATGCGCGCCGGGGCCGGTGCGTTGTTGGTGGGGGCGTTCGCGCTGGCGGTGAGCGGCGACAACCATGGCGCGCCGCTGCTGGCCGGTGCGGTGGTGGGTGGGGTCATGATTAGGTTTCCCCATGGGAGTGACCGTGGCGGAGATGCGCGCGCTGGCACTGGGGTTGCCTGA
- the sigK gene encoding ECF RNA polymerase sigma factor SigK, with amino-acid sequence MDRWKRSRAPAQPPAGDETGNADTLGLLLTEVGRGDDEAFARLYDEVSPRVYGLVLRVVRDPSQAEEVTQEVLVEVWRTATRFDSARGTASGWILTLAHRRAVDRVRAAQAATDRERRTSVPEAPAYDVVADEVAGRLEQQQVRRCLRGLTDVQREAITLAYYGGRTYREVAATLDLALPTVKTRMRDGLIRLRDCLGVGR; translated from the coding sequence ATGGATCGCTGGAAACGCAGTCGCGCCCCCGCGCAGCCGCCCGCGGGTGACGAGACCGGGAACGCCGACACGCTGGGGCTGCTCCTGACCGAGGTGGGCCGTGGCGACGACGAGGCGTTCGCCCGGCTGTACGACGAGGTCTCGCCGCGCGTCTACGGGCTGGTCCTGCGGGTGGTCCGGGATCCTTCCCAGGCCGAAGAGGTGACCCAGGAGGTGCTCGTCGAGGTCTGGCGCACGGCCACCCGGTTCGATTCGGCGCGCGGGACGGCGTCCGGATGGATTTTGACGTTGGCGCACCGGCGGGCGGTCGACCGGGTACGGGCCGCGCAAGCGGCGACCGACCGGGAGCGACGGACGTCGGTGCCGGAGGCACCGGCCTACGACGTGGTGGCCGACGAGGTCGCCGGGCGCCTGGAGCAGCAGCAGGTGCGGCGCTGTTTACGCGGGCTGACCGACGTGCAGCGGGAGGCGATCACGCTGGCCTACTACGGGGGCCGGACGTACCGCGAGGTGGCGGCGACGCTCGACCTCGCGCTGCCGACCGTGAAGACCCGCATGCGGGACGGCCTGATCCGGCTGCGCGACTGCCTGGGAGTGGGCCGATGA
- a CDS encoding FAD binding domain-containing protein produces MKTFAYRSATDIDEAIAANGTFLAGGTNLVDLMKLGVETPDTLVDINRLPLHDVVRRPDGGLRIGAGVRNSELAAHPVVRRHYPVLGQALLSGASGQLRNMATTGGNLLQRTRCRYFMDATKNCNKRTPGSGCPARDGDHRNLAILGASEHCVASHPSDLAVALVALDAVARITGPDGERTVPVEQLHRLPGDEPHRDTVLGRGELITAVDLPPLPDNYPSAYRKARDRASYAFAVGSVAAAVKVWSDGTVDDVRLAFGAIAHKPWRAHRAEEELRGRPATREEFLAAADAELAAAEPLRDNGFKVTLIRNLVAAVLTDLTGGPR; encoded by the coding sequence GTGAAGACGTTCGCCTACCGCTCGGCGACCGACATCGACGAAGCCATCGCCGCGAACGGCACGTTCCTGGCCGGTGGCACGAACCTCGTCGACCTGATGAAGCTCGGCGTCGAGACGCCGGACACTCTCGTCGACATCAACCGGCTGCCGCTGCACGACGTCGTCCGCCGGCCCGACGGGGGCCTGCGGATCGGCGCCGGCGTCCGGAACAGCGAGCTCGCGGCACACCCGGTCGTGCGGCGGCACTACCCGGTGCTCGGGCAGGCGCTGCTCTCCGGCGCGTCCGGTCAGCTGCGCAACATGGCCACGACCGGCGGGAACCTGCTCCAACGCACCCGTTGCCGGTACTTCATGGATGCGACGAAGAACTGCAACAAGCGGACGCCGGGCAGCGGCTGTCCGGCGCGCGACGGTGACCACCGCAACCTGGCGATCCTCGGCGCGTCCGAGCACTGCGTCGCCTCCCATCCGTCGGACCTCGCCGTCGCGCTGGTCGCGCTGGACGCCGTCGCCCGGATCACCGGGCCGGACGGCGAGCGCACGGTCCCGGTCGAGCAGCTGCATCGCCTGCCCGGTGACGAGCCGCATCGCGACACCGTCCTGGGCCGCGGCGAGCTGATCACCGCCGTGGACCTCCCACCGCTGCCCGACAACTACCCCAGCGCTTACCGCAAGGCCCGCGACCGCGCGTCCTACGCGTTCGCGGTCGGTTCGGTGGCCGCAGCCGTGAAGGTCTGGTCGGACGGCACCGTGGACGACGTCCGGCTCGCGTTCGGCGCCATCGCGCACAAGCCGTGGCGGGCCCACCGAGCCGAGGAGGAGCTGCGTGGGCGCCCGGCGACCCGGGAGGAGTTCCTGGCCGCGGCCGACGCCGAACTGGCCGCCGCGGAGCCGCTGCGCGACAACGGTTTCAAGGTGACGCTGATCCGCAACCTCGTCGCCGCGGTCCTCACCGACCTCACCGGAGGCCCGCGATGA
- a CDS encoding phenylacetaldoxime dehydratase family protein, with protein MESAIPPHLTTDRTRTRRIPDDYAPPYPSFVARPAPSVKQVVMAYFGVQGAAEPATFPGPDGPGHVEYARGEDLIATAYWDDPAAFDRWFAAHRAEWLGDAVREPGVGRWVEILRPTVEAHETLFSSLGRPEGVAVLADEFSGPVQEHAYWGGMRDRIPLSQTDPMAAAGGLALEHDGGRVRVRPQHGLCLIRSGQDWADTDGEERELYLRDVEPVLRAGMDYLRDEGSAIGCYSNRYVTVLEDGAPVDRSYGLSWWRSLDALERWAESHPTHVAIFGAAMKYLTTVGPAARVRLYHEVSVATADEQYFEYVDCRPGTGLLAAFE; from the coding sequence ATCGAGTCGGCGATCCCTCCCCACCTGACCACCGACCGCACCCGGACTCGTCGCATCCCCGACGACTACGCACCGCCGTACCCGTCGTTCGTCGCCCGGCCGGCGCCTTCGGTCAAGCAGGTGGTGATGGCCTACTTCGGGGTGCAGGGCGCGGCGGAGCCGGCCACGTTCCCCGGCCCGGACGGCCCGGGTCACGTCGAATACGCCCGCGGCGAAGACCTCATCGCCACGGCATATTGGGACGATCCGGCAGCCTTCGACCGCTGGTTCGCCGCCCACCGCGCGGAGTGGCTGGGAGACGCCGTCCGCGAGCCCGGCGTCGGGCGCTGGGTCGAGATCCTGCGCCCCACCGTCGAGGCACACGAGACGCTGTTCTCCTCGCTCGGCCGGCCGGAAGGCGTCGCGGTGCTCGCCGACGAGTTCTCCGGCCCGGTGCAGGAGCACGCGTACTGGGGCGGCATGCGGGATCGGATCCCGCTCTCCCAGACCGATCCGATGGCAGCCGCGGGTGGCCTGGCCCTCGAGCACGACGGCGGCCGGGTGCGGGTCCGGCCACAGCACGGGCTGTGCCTGATCCGCTCCGGTCAGGACTGGGCCGACACCGACGGCGAGGAGCGCGAGCTGTACCTGCGGGACGTCGAGCCGGTCCTGCGGGCGGGTATGGACTACCTCCGCGACGAGGGCAGTGCGATCGGCTGCTACAGCAACCGGTACGTCACCGTGCTGGAGGACGGGGCACCGGTCGACCGCAGCTACGGGCTGAGCTGGTGGCGCAGCCTGGATGCGCTGGAGCGCTGGGCCGAATCGCACCCGACCCACGTCGCGATCTTCGGCGCCGCGATGAAGTACCTGACCACCGTCGGCCCGGCCGCGCGCGTGCGCCTCTACCACGAGGTCTCGGTGGCGACCGCCGACGAGCAGTACTTCGAGTACGTGGACTGCCGTCCGGGAACGGGCCTGCTCGCCGCCTTCGAATGA